A single window of Rhizobium indicum DNA harbors:
- a CDS encoding nucleotidyltransferase domain-containing protein, whose translation MDDIQKHVLAERALAVARHCIASRYAGAAFAYVAGSIMRGEGTAFSDIDLVVVFPSLQRAWRESFSADGFPVEAFVHDPQTLAHYLHQDADSGYPIMANMVATGCIVGSDIDSARVIQAKAASMLAAGPKPLAGADYDMLRYQVTDLADDLRGTRPPEEIAAIAALLYQKLADLMLLGRGAWAGRGKWAPRLMRELDAQLAAEFDAAFRLAAAGDGARFLALADRELALHGGRYFEGFRQDAPLEARRLE comes from the coding sequence GTGGACGATATCCAGAAACATGTTCTTGCGGAGCGGGCGCTGGCCGTCGCCCGCCACTGCATCGCCAGCCGCTATGCCGGGGCCGCATTCGCCTATGTCGCCGGCTCCATCATGCGCGGCGAAGGCACCGCCTTTTCGGATATCGATTTGGTCGTGGTGTTCCCGTCGCTCCAAAGAGCCTGGCGGGAGTCGTTCAGTGCGGATGGGTTTCCGGTCGAGGCCTTCGTCCACGATCCGCAGACGCTGGCGCATTACCTCCATCAGGACGCAGATAGCGGCTATCCCATCATGGCCAACATGGTCGCGACAGGCTGTATAGTCGGATCGGATATCGACAGCGCGCGCGTCATCCAGGCAAAGGCGGCAAGTATGCTGGCGGCAGGACCGAAACCTCTTGCCGGGGCAGACTACGACATGCTGCGCTACCAGGTCACCGATCTGGCCGACGATCTGCGCGGAACGCGCCCGCCCGAAGAGATTGCCGCCATCGCCGCGCTGCTCTATCAGAAGCTCGCCGACCTGATGCTCCTCGGACGTGGCGCGTGGGCTGGCCGGGGAAAGTGGGCGCCGCGTCTGATGAGAGAGCTCGACGCGCAATTGGCGGCCGAATTCGACGCAGCGTTCAGGCTGGCGGCAGCGGGCGATGGCGCCCGATTTCTGGCTTTGGCCGATCGGGAGCTTGCCTTGCATGGCGGCCGCTATTTCGAGGGATTCAGGCAGGACGCGCCGCTGGAAGCGCGCCGCCTGGAATAA
- a CDS encoding gamma carbonic anhydrase family protein, which produces MPVYALGGSTPKLPAAGLYWIAPDANIIGQIELGENVGIWFGAVLRGDNEPIDVGKGTNIQEGVMAHTDMGFPLTIGKGCTIGHHAILHGCTIGNNTLIGMGATILNGAKIGNNCLVGANALVTEGKEFPDNSLIVGAPARVVRTLDDAAVAAIRRSAESYIANWQRFARDLRQIG; this is translated from the coding sequence ATGCCCGTCTACGCGCTTGGCGGATCGACGCCGAAACTGCCCGCCGCCGGCCTCTATTGGATCGCCCCGGATGCCAACATCATCGGCCAGATCGAACTCGGCGAGAATGTCGGCATCTGGTTCGGCGCCGTGCTGCGCGGCGACAACGAGCCGATCGACGTCGGCAAAGGCACCAATATCCAGGAAGGCGTGATGGCCCATACGGACATGGGCTTCCCGCTGACGATCGGCAAAGGCTGCACCATCGGCCACCATGCCATCCTTCACGGCTGCACCATCGGCAACAACACGCTGATCGGCATGGGCGCCACCATCCTGAATGGTGCGAAGATCGGCAACAACTGCCTTGTCGGCGCCAATGCGCTGGTGACCGAAGGCAAGGAATTCCCCGACAACTCCCTGATCGTCGGCGCACCGGCCCGCGTCGTGCGCACGCTCGACGATGCGGCAGTCGCGGCCATCCGTCGCTCGGCCGAAAGCTACATCGCCAACTGGCAACGCTTCGCCAGGGATCTCAGGCAGATCGGGTGA
- a CDS encoding GNAT family N-acetyltransferase translates to MLQNEFKGALQSAVRRTARLRLRIPVEGDIDFLTRLFSRPELVAHRPVPRPDSPAESAMRLARDIGHWKDHGFGRWAVEANGALIGFGGVTVSKEFDGLNVSYHLQPESWEHGCATELVRESLIFAFNDLQADRVIGLVRTANAASKRVLEKFGFIFEREVMSHGAPTNMYATGSFRT, encoded by the coding sequence ATGCTTCAGAACGAATTCAAAGGTGCCTTGCAGTCTGCAGTGAGGCGTACCGCCAGATTGCGCCTCAGAATTCCCGTGGAAGGGGATATCGATTTCCTGACCCGACTTTTTTCGCGGCCGGAATTGGTCGCACACCGACCGGTGCCCCGGCCGGACTCGCCGGCGGAAAGTGCCATGCGGCTTGCTCGCGACATCGGGCATTGGAAAGACCACGGGTTCGGGCGTTGGGCAGTTGAGGCGAACGGTGCGCTGATAGGGTTCGGCGGTGTGACCGTTTCCAAGGAATTCGACGGCCTCAACGTTTCATATCATCTGCAACCTGAAAGCTGGGAGCATGGCTGTGCGACGGAATTGGTCAGGGAATCCCTGATATTTGCTTTCAATGACCTGCAGGCGGACCGCGTGATCGGACTGGTTCGCACCGCCAACGCCGCTTCGAAACGCGTTCTCGAAAAATTTGGCTTCATCTTCGAGCGCGAGGTGATGTCGCACGGGGCGCCGACCAACATGTACGCCACCGGCAGTTTCCGGACTTAA
- a CDS encoding DMT family transporter, whose product MTDEAIARPAPHHRFLWPVLATLLVISWSSGFVGIRYASEETSVILVLFWRTLLSGTILLPFALTIGPRMHLRSVLGQMLFGVMSVFLYLGGFALAIEQRVPTGLVALISDLLPLAIACLSQPLLGERLTLRQWLGTAIAVAGVLLVSLESLSFGEAPLWAYGLTAGSMLVFALASVLYRRRRTEHMPVHQSLCIQTLTGSALFSFCAFMQGNMIPPMTVDFAIGMTWLVLIATFTAYSVYYTSLRLFPVAQVSAAIYLSPPVTMLWAWALFSEPLTATMFIGLAVTLVGVWMTSRA is encoded by the coding sequence ATGACGGATGAAGCTATCGCTCGGCCTGCGCCGCATCACCGCTTCCTATGGCCTGTGCTGGCGACGCTTCTGGTGATCAGCTGGAGTTCCGGTTTCGTCGGCATTCGCTACGCCAGCGAGGAGACGAGCGTCATCCTGGTCTTGTTCTGGCGCACCCTTCTATCGGGAACGATACTGCTGCCCTTCGCGCTGACCATCGGGCCGCGGATGCATCTGCGCAGTGTGCTGGGCCAGATGCTGTTCGGCGTGATGTCAGTCTTCCTCTATCTCGGCGGATTCGCTCTCGCCATCGAGCAGCGCGTGCCGACGGGGCTGGTCGCACTGATTTCCGACCTCTTGCCGCTGGCGATTGCGTGCCTGTCGCAACCCCTCCTGGGCGAACGGCTGACATTGCGACAATGGCTGGGAACGGCAATCGCGGTGGCAGGCGTATTGCTCGTTTCGCTCGAAAGCCTGAGTTTCGGCGAGGCCCCGCTCTGGGCCTACGGGCTGACGGCCGGCTCGATGCTGGTTTTCGCCCTCGCCTCCGTTCTCTATAGACGGCGACGCACGGAGCATATGCCTGTCCACCAGAGCCTTTGCATCCAGACCCTGACCGGCTCGGCCTTGTTTTCGTTCTGCGCCTTCATGCAGGGCAACATGATCCCGCCGATGACCGTCGATTTCGCCATCGGCATGACATGGCTCGTGCTGATTGCGACCTTTACCGCCTATTCGGTCTACTACACCAGTCTTCGACTGTTCCCCGTGGCGCAAGTCAGCGCCGCGATCTACCTCAGCCCGCCGGTCACCATGTTATGGGCCTGGGCCCTGTTTTCCGAACCGCTGACTGCAACCATGTTCATCGGGCTGGCGGTGACACTGGTGGGCGTCTGGATGACCTCGCGAGCGTGA
- a CDS encoding fumarylacetoacetate hydrolase family protein, producing MSDPATVIPLPQPVLLPVESSAERFPVRRVYCVGRNYADHAIEMGHDPSREPPFFFQKNADNLLPAGKAFPYPSLSNDVHYEVECVLALKSGGANIEAADALDCVYGYAVGIDFTRRDLQGEAKKLGRPWEIGKAFEHSAPISPIVPASRLGHPAEGKIWLEQNGKRVQDGDLNQMIWKVPEIIAELSKLFTLAAGDIIMTGTPAGVGAVARGDRIDCGLDGVATLSVEVV from the coding sequence ATGTCCGATCCCGCCACCGTCATCCCGCTTCCGCAACCGGTGTTGTTGCCGGTCGAAAGCAGCGCCGAGCGTTTTCCGGTGCGCCGCGTTTATTGCGTCGGGCGCAACTATGCCGACCATGCGATCGAGATGGGCCATGATCCCAGCCGCGAACCGCCCTTCTTCTTCCAGAAGAATGCCGACAACCTGCTGCCGGCGGGAAAGGCCTTTCCCTATCCGTCGCTGTCGAACGACGTGCATTACGAGGTCGAATGCGTGCTGGCATTGAAATCGGGCGGCGCAAACATCGAGGCCGCGGACGCGCTCGACTGCGTCTACGGCTATGCCGTCGGCATCGATTTCACCCGCCGCGACCTCCAGGGCGAGGCAAAGAAGCTTGGTCGTCCCTGGGAGATCGGCAAGGCCTTCGAACATTCCGCCCCTATCTCGCCGATCGTTCCGGCAAGCCGCCTCGGCCACCCCGCTGAAGGCAAGATCTGGCTGGAACAGAACGGCAAGCGTGTGCAGGACGGCGATCTCAACCAGATGATATGGAAGGTGCCGGAGATCATCGCCGAACTATCGAAGCTCTTCACTCTCGCAGCCGGCGATATCATCATGACCGGCACACCCGCCGGCGTCGGCGCGGTGGCCAGGGGCGATCGCATCGATTGCGGCCTCGACGGCGTCGCCACCCTATCGGTCGAGGTCGTCTGA
- a CDS encoding LysR family transcriptional regulator: MTELNSRRLEIDALRVLWSVRRHGGITRAAEALGLSQSAVSHKIKRLEVSLDCDLLSRKPGAPVFTAAGEDLLVYAERILGLHDEALLSLTKTPLAGRIALGLTEDTTCTDLARILGRFRRLHPDVAVRTKVRMSLVLRAMLEQGELDAAIVQIFAHEVRPTDIVLFREQLYWVKHSDLALPSSGPIPFLSFDNECFYRQWALDIGQDDNTLLETVFECASAAGIVSAVTSALGVALLNGRHLRPAMDIITNRLPTPPALAYVVRRARKARNPALDTLVAEIENEVSRYGGLTLAS, from the coding sequence TTGACCGAACTCAACAGCCGACGATTGGAAATAGACGCGCTGCGGGTCCTGTGGTCCGTTCGCCGTCATGGCGGCATCACTCGCGCTGCCGAGGCGCTGGGTCTGTCGCAATCGGCCGTCAGCCACAAGATCAAGCGGCTTGAAGTCAGCCTCGATTGTGATCTTCTCAGCCGCAAACCGGGAGCGCCTGTGTTCACAGCCGCCGGCGAGGATTTGCTGGTTTACGCCGAACGCATTCTCGGTCTTCATGACGAAGCGCTTCTCAGCCTGACGAAAACGCCGCTCGCAGGACGCATCGCCCTCGGGCTGACCGAGGACACGACGTGTACCGATCTCGCCCGCATATTGGGCCGGTTTCGCCGCCTCCATCCTGATGTCGCCGTGCGGACCAAGGTCAGGATGAGTTTGGTTCTACGGGCGATGCTGGAGCAAGGAGAGCTCGACGCTGCGATCGTGCAGATCTTTGCCCATGAGGTTCGTCCGACCGATATCGTGCTTTTCCGGGAGCAGCTCTACTGGGTGAAACATTCCGACCTGGCTCTGCCATCGAGTGGTCCGATTCCATTCCTGTCTTTCGACAACGAATGCTTCTATCGCCAATGGGCCCTCGATATCGGCCAGGATGACAACACGCTTCTCGAGACGGTGTTTGAGTGCGCCAGCGCCGCGGGAATCGTCTCGGCAGTCACCTCAGCCCTGGGTGTGGCGCTTCTGAACGGGCGCCACCTGCGCCCCGCGATGGATATCATCACCAACCGGCTGCCCACGCCTCCCGCCCTGGCCTATGTGGTGCGTCGGGCCCGTAAGGCGCGAAATCCTGCGCTCGATACGCTGGTCGCCGAAATCGAAAATGAAGTCAGTCGTTACGGCGGCCTGACCTTGGCGAGCTGA